In a single window of the Tepidibacillus fermentans genome:
- a CDS encoding (Fe-S)-binding protein: MIPLTELQKELRYDLTNACVQCGYCLPVCPTYMTMERETQSPRGRINLVKMVAEGRIENISQIMEPLELCVGCRACETACPTGVQYGKIHEAAKNALAKHKKYSPTVKMIRNVLFKKVFPKQKVMVSLGNLIWLYQKSGLQKVLQKTQILDRFPNHLGEFERTLPPLPSIKERKMVGKHILPEQKPKLKVAFFQGCVMEGIYQRINRYTIELLKLAGVEVIIPKKQTCCGALHAHSGEHNQAIELAKQNIDVFSQLDVDYIVNNAGGCGAALVEYDHLLENDPDYKEKAKVFVSKVRDISQILVEAGNLPLQYPINETVTYQRSCHMTNVQKVKDEPLQLIQSIPGLKLVEMERPNMCCGSGGIYNLIHYEESMKILSLKMDTVIDTHATTIITTNPGCLIQMQKGILNEGLKGKVRAVHLVELLAESAGIE; encoded by the coding sequence ATGATTCCACTTACTGAATTGCAGAAAGAGTTGCGTTATGATTTAACCAATGCCTGTGTTCAATGTGGGTATTGTTTACCGGTTTGTCCCACATACATGACGATGGAAAGAGAAACTCAATCTCCACGGGGTAGAATTAATCTTGTCAAAATGGTGGCAGAGGGACGAATTGAAAATATTAGCCAAATTATGGAACCGCTTGAGCTATGTGTGGGTTGTCGTGCTTGTGAGACGGCCTGTCCAACAGGAGTTCAATATGGAAAAATTCATGAAGCCGCTAAAAATGCTCTGGCCAAACACAAGAAATATTCACCAACAGTAAAAATGATTCGAAATGTCTTATTTAAAAAGGTATTTCCTAAACAAAAAGTGATGGTCTCATTGGGTAATTTGATTTGGCTTTATCAAAAATCGGGACTGCAAAAGGTGTTGCAAAAAACCCAAATATTAGACCGATTTCCCAATCATTTAGGCGAATTCGAAAGAACGCTTCCACCATTGCCATCGATCAAGGAAAGAAAAATGGTAGGAAAACATATCTTACCAGAGCAAAAACCAAAGTTAAAGGTAGCCTTCTTTCAAGGATGTGTCATGGAAGGGATTTACCAACGAATTAATCGTTACACGATCGAATTATTAAAATTAGCAGGAGTAGAAGTGATTATTCCTAAAAAACAAACCTGTTGTGGAGCTTTACATGCTCACTCTGGCGAGCATAATCAGGCAATAGAATTGGCAAAACAGAATATTGATGTTTTTTCCCAACTTGATGTGGACTACATTGTGAATAATGCCGGAGGTTGTGGAGCAGCCTTAGTCGAATATGACCATTTATTAGAAAATGACCCTGATTATAAAGAAAAAGCGAAAGTGTTTGTCTCAAAAGTACGAGATATTAGTCAAATCTTAGTAGAAGCAGGGAATTTACCATTACAATATCCAATCAATGAAACTGTAACCTATCAGAGGTCTTGTCATATGACCAATGTACAGAAAGTAAAAGATGAGCCTTTACAGTTAATCCAATCAATTCCAGGCTTAAAATTGGTAGAAATGGAAAGACCCAATATGTGCTGTGGTTCAGGAGGAATCTATAATCTGATTCATTATGAAGAATCGATGAAAATTCTTTCATTAAAAATGGACACGGTAATAGATACACATGCTACTACAATAATCACAACGAATCCAGGCTGTTTAATCCAGATGCAAAAAGGAATTTTAAATGAAGGATTAAAAGGGAAAGTTCGTGCGGTCCATTTAGTAGAGCTGCTTGCTGAATCTGCAGGGATTGAATAG
- a CDS encoding arylamine N-acetyltransferase, whose translation MTILPQWVYSYLQYLQLPVQQPTYSYLHAIYQSHLRRIPFENITKIIQYPKVLQEQQWVPPVETFVDRLYQWKSGGNCFYQTYSLEQLLDQLGFQTSFRFFDPNHVVIQVDLDQSYLIDVGFNYPFLRPYRLNEPYQQTYLGDEVIYDYDPTIERWRLTRKMFGEITQKKVLYPEPLTWEEIIPFLEKSYDQKNRFMQNLYLNKIEEKRHITLKNKTFIERTPSGIEEIELDDRDIDHILKEEFQSPNLPWWQAVHILQSMLNVKW comes from the coding sequence TTGACAATACTACCACAATGGGTTTATTCATACTTACAATATTTACAATTACCTGTCCAACAACCAACATATTCTTATTTACATGCAATCTACCAATCCCATTTAAGACGGATACCCTTTGAGAATATAACGAAAATCATTCAATATCCTAAAGTATTACAAGAGCAACAATGGGTTCCACCAGTTGAAACTTTTGTTGATCGACTCTATCAATGGAAATCTGGTGGCAATTGTTTTTATCAAACCTACAGTTTAGAACAACTTCTTGATCAATTAGGGTTTCAGACGTCGTTTCGTTTCTTTGATCCAAACCATGTTGTGATTCAAGTCGATTTAGATCAATCATATCTCATTGATGTAGGATTTAATTATCCTTTTCTCAGGCCCTATCGCTTGAACGAACCTTATCAGCAAACTTACTTAGGGGATGAAGTGATTTATGATTATGACCCTACGATTGAACGTTGGAGACTGACGAGAAAAATGTTTGGTGAGATCACACAAAAAAAGGTATTATATCCTGAACCTCTTACTTGGGAAGAAATCATCCCTTTTCTCGAAAAATCCTATGATCAAAAAAATCGCTTCATGCAAAATCTATATCTGAACAAAATAGAAGAAAAACGCCATATTACATTGAAAAATAAAACTTTCATTGAGAGAACGCCCTCAGGGATTGAAGAAATAGAACTGGATGATCGAGATATCGATCATATTCTTAAAGAAGAATTTCAGAGTCCAAATCTTCCTTGGTGGCAAGCAGTTCACATCTTACAGTCAATGTTAAATGTAAAATGGTAG
- a CDS encoding ABC-2 transporter permease encodes MYRLMIKDIYTQRKSAYVAPLLLIAFFITKEKDINSTVLIENLIFSLSIAYMAFFMMMTSNFNTRESERMQYRLLLSLPITRRTVINAKYAMISVWWLISYVTYIFIVILKEIFHLSLNLSFDVNVTLLSFCFAYLLASIFYPIHFKFGYRVSNLVGIIIFFLVASGFGKLMSINTEPTSIVLERPVLTVAILSFVVTLLSYLISERIFTKRDF; translated from the coding sequence ATGTACCGTTTAATGATAAAAGACATTTACACACAAAGGAAAAGTGCATACGTTGCACCCCTTTTATTAATAGCGTTTTTTATAACAAAAGAGAAAGATATCAATAGTACTGTTCTAATAGAAAATCTCATTTTTAGTTTAAGTATTGCTTACATGGCATTTTTCATGATGATGACTTCGAATTTTAACACAAGGGAAAGTGAAAGAATGCAATATAGACTTTTGCTCAGTTTGCCCATTACAAGAAGGACTGTAATTAATGCTAAATATGCAATGATTAGTGTATGGTGGCTTATTTCATACGTTACGTATATTTTTATAGTAATTTTAAAAGAAATTTTTCATCTCTCTCTTAATCTATCTTTTGATGTAAATGTAACTCTTTTATCGTTTTGTTTTGCCTATCTTTTGGCTTCAATTTTCTATCCTATTCACTTCAAGTTTGGTTATCGAGTATCTAATTTAGTTGGAATTATCATATTTTTCCTTGTTGCGAGTGGTTTTGGAAAATTAATGTCTATTAATACGGAGCCAACATCTATTGTATTAGAGCGTCCAGTCCTTACAGTTGCCATTCTTTCTTTTGTTGTTACGTTATTATCGTATCTAATTTCAGAACGAATTTTTACAAAAAGAGATTTTTAA
- the rlmD gene encoding 23S rRNA (uracil(1939)-C(5))-methyltransferase RlmD, whose amino-acid sequence MKQKIKTSFHIGQVVEVEIKKIGINGEGVGYINRQVLFVPGALPTEIVVAKIEKVEKNFVIAKLIKIKKRSKQRIKPLCSVYEQCGGCTLQHLDYEGQLDAKRELVREAVEKYANLKEVEIRPTIGMDNPWDYRNKAQLPLREIKGKVLTGLYEMGSHRLVDISSCPIQHPKVNEMIQVARDVIQELGIPIYDERKRKGIIKHLVARVGFETEEAQLTLITATEEIPRIKELILELRYRLPYLKSIMQNINPLKTSIIFGNKTKILWGEERIIERLNEIEFSLSPRAFFQLNPEQTVKLYTEVEKAAALTGNEVVIDAYCGVGTIGLWLAKSAKEVHGMDIIKEAIEDARKNAEAGGYTNVKYTLGKAEEILPKWVNNGFQIDVLIVDPPRTGLDSKLLETILQVKPKRFIYVSCNPSTLGKDLAILLKGGYQVEYIQPIDMFPQTSHVESVAKIVLTG is encoded by the coding sequence ATGAAGCAAAAAATAAAAACTTCGTTTCATATTGGTCAAGTAGTTGAAGTGGAAATTAAAAAAATTGGGATTAATGGTGAAGGAGTTGGTTACATAAATCGCCAAGTCCTATTTGTGCCAGGAGCATTGCCTACGGAGATTGTGGTAGCAAAAATAGAAAAGGTTGAAAAAAACTTCGTGATAGCGAAACTGATCAAAATTAAAAAAAGGTCAAAACAAAGAATAAAACCCCTTTGCTCAGTATACGAACAATGTGGAGGATGTACGCTGCAACATTTAGACTATGAAGGTCAATTAGATGCAAAGCGAGAACTAGTGCGGGAAGCGGTTGAAAAATATGCAAACCTTAAAGAAGTGGAGATTCGGCCAACGATCGGAATGGACAATCCTTGGGATTATCGTAATAAGGCTCAACTTCCTTTACGAGAAATCAAAGGAAAAGTATTGACTGGTTTATATGAGATGGGGAGTCACCGATTAGTAGACATTAGTTCTTGCCCCATCCAACATCCTAAAGTCAACGAAATGATCCAAGTAGCAAGAGATGTGATCCAAGAATTAGGAATCCCTATTTATGATGAACGAAAACGAAAAGGGATCATCAAACACCTCGTGGCAAGGGTAGGCTTTGAAACCGAAGAAGCTCAACTCACCCTGATTACAGCCACGGAGGAAATTCCAAGGATTAAAGAACTGATTCTTGAATTGCGCTACCGTCTGCCTTATCTAAAAAGTATTATGCAAAATATCAATCCGTTAAAGACATCGATTATTTTTGGCAATAAGACAAAAATTCTTTGGGGAGAAGAAAGAATCATTGAAAGATTAAATGAGATTGAATTCTCCTTATCACCAAGAGCCTTCTTCCAACTTAACCCAGAACAAACGGTGAAACTCTATACGGAAGTAGAAAAAGCCGCTGCATTAACAGGAAACGAAGTGGTTATCGATGCTTATTGTGGAGTAGGTACCATTGGTTTATGGTTGGCCAAGTCAGCCAAAGAGGTTCATGGAATGGACATTATTAAAGAAGCAATAGAAGATGCGAGAAAGAATGCAGAAGCTGGTGGTTACACCAATGTAAAGTACACCTTAGGAAAAGCAGAAGAAATACTCCCAAAATGGGTGAATAACGGCTTTCAAATCGATGTATTAATTGTCGATCCTCCAAGAACAGGACTCGATTCCAAATTACTTGAGACGATTCTCCAAGTGAAACCAAAGCGCTTCATCTATGTTTCTTGCAATCCTTCTACATTGGGAAAAGATCTGGCGATCCTGTTAAAAGGAGGCTATCAAGTCGAATATATTCAACCGATCGATATGTTCCCACAAACGAGCCATGTGGAGAGTGTGGCGAAGATCGTTTTGACAGGGTAA
- a CDS encoding FAD-binding oxidoreductase, which yields MENRVIEEIKRLIPDPKRVMTDISDLYSYSYDASFGTYLPDIVVQPKSTEEIVRLVQLANQEKFPIYPRGQATGLSGGSLPVKGGLVLDLSKMNQTLIIDPDNLVAIVSPGVLTADIHKAAEQYGLMYPPDPSSSNVSTIGGNLAENSGGPKGLKYGVTKDYVIGLEVVTPEGKVIRTGGKTVKNVTGYDLTKLIVGSEGTLGIITEAILRLIPKPPATETAMVIFDDIVDSGRAISKILTSGILPSKLELMDQASIQAVEDYEPVGLPRDAEAILLVEVDGHPLAAKDEIEKVKAICIGLGAREVKIATTKEEREELWRARKLVSPAIVKIKPTKISEDATVPRSKIPEMFKRLKEIKEKYQLHLVIFGHAGDGNLHPNIITNKLDKEEMKRVEKAVEEIFRATIELGGTLSGEHGIGTMKAPFMEMELGEVGLVMMKRIKEAWDPNNILNPGKIFPEPGQKLVLSE from the coding sequence ATGGAAAATAGAGTAATAGAGGAGATCAAGAGATTAATACCCGATCCGAAAAGAGTCATGACCGATATTTCCGACTTATATAGTTATTCTTATGATGCTTCTTTTGGCACGTATTTACCAGATATCGTTGTTCAGCCGAAAAGTACAGAGGAAATTGTTCGTCTCGTCCAATTAGCCAATCAAGAGAAGTTCCCTATTTACCCTCGAGGACAAGCAACGGGTTTAAGCGGTGGGTCTTTGCCAGTCAAAGGGGGGCTTGTTCTTGATTTATCGAAAATGAACCAAACCCTGATTATCGATCCTGATAATTTAGTGGCAATCGTCTCCCCTGGAGTCTTAACAGCAGATATTCATAAAGCGGCCGAACAATATGGTTTGATGTACCCGCCTGATCCCAGCAGTTCCAATGTCTCAACAATTGGCGGTAACTTAGCGGAAAATTCGGGTGGCCCAAAGGGATTAAAATATGGAGTAACCAAAGATTATGTAATTGGACTTGAAGTAGTAACCCCTGAAGGGAAAGTGATTCGTACAGGTGGGAAAACGGTGAAAAACGTTACGGGGTACGATTTAACCAAGCTGATTGTTGGTTCAGAAGGTACACTTGGGATTATCACCGAAGCCATCCTACGATTAATCCCCAAACCACCAGCGACAGAAACAGCGATGGTCATTTTTGACGATATTGTCGATTCAGGTCGAGCGATTTCGAAAATATTAACAAGTGGTATTTTACCTTCCAAATTAGAATTAATGGATCAGGCATCCATTCAAGCTGTTGAAGACTATGAACCTGTAGGCCTTCCCCGTGACGCTGAAGCGATTCTCCTTGTAGAAGTAGACGGGCACCCTTTAGCAGCGAAAGATGAAATTGAAAAAGTAAAAGCAATTTGCATAGGGCTTGGAGCGAGAGAAGTGAAAATCGCCACGACCAAAGAAGAACGTGAAGAACTATGGCGGGCGAGAAAACTGGTTTCTCCAGCAATTGTAAAAATTAAACCAACCAAAATTTCTGAAGATGCAACGGTTCCAAGAAGCAAAATTCCAGAGATGTTTAAACGGTTAAAAGAAATTAAAGAAAAATATCAGCTTCATCTTGTGATTTTTGGCCATGCTGGTGATGGGAATCTTCATCCCAATATTATTACGAATAAATTAGATAAAGAAGAAATGAAACGGGTAGAAAAAGCCGTAGAAGAAATCTTTCGTGCCACAATTGAACTTGGGGGAACACTCTCAGGTGAACATGGTATTGGAACCATGAAGGCTCCCTTTATGGAAATGGAATTAGGTGAAGTCGGTTTAGTGATGATGAAACGGATTAAAGAAGCATGGGATCCCAACAACATTCTTAATCCAGGTAAGATTTTTCCTGAACCTGGACAAAAGTTGGTGTTAAGTGAATGA
- a CDS encoding lactate racemase domain-containing protein, producing the protein MNTWPKIYKIKQTFANQPIVKDIEETIIKEVDYVMNQSQLPVGSSIAIPAGSRGISNIVIILKTIVTKLKGMGYHPFLFSAMGSHGGGTSEGQKSILESLGITEDVMKCPVISSSEVVQLGNTDQEITGLPVYIAKEAVKADGILVVNRIKAHTSFTGTYESGLLKMMAVGMGRAKGASMVHSLGAEYLAKSIPSIAKKMIELAPIIGGIGIIENAFEETAMIKGLSKNEILKEEKKLLQIAKSYMPKLPVKDIDLAIILQMGKNYSGTGMDTNVIGRLRIEGVPEPTHTNIRYLAVLDLSEESHGNATGIGLADFTTEKLVRKIDKQATYLNCMTSGFVTRAAIPMTFPDDKTLFEGIAKVFKRDDLSFLKIVIIKNTLQIDELWVSEAIFQTLKGERNIELLEGPLSIKFDETNSIILN; encoded by the coding sequence ATGAATACTTGGCCTAAGATATACAAAATCAAACAGACTTTTGCCAATCAACCTATTGTAAAGGATATTGAAGAAACGATTATTAAAGAAGTAGACTATGTGATGAATCAAAGTCAACTACCAGTAGGATCAAGCATTGCAATTCCTGCTGGTAGTAGAGGGATATCCAATATTGTCATCATTTTAAAAACGATCGTTACAAAATTAAAGGGGATGGGGTATCACCCTTTCCTTTTTTCTGCAATGGGTAGTCATGGCGGAGGTACAAGTGAAGGGCAAAAAAGTATATTAGAAAGTCTTGGTATTACAGAAGACGTGATGAAATGTCCAGTTATCTCCTCTTCAGAGGTAGTTCAACTTGGAAATACAGATCAGGAGATAACAGGGCTACCTGTATATATAGCCAAAGAAGCAGTAAAAGCAGACGGAATACTTGTCGTTAATCGAATAAAAGCCCATACTTCTTTTACAGGAACATATGAAAGTGGATTACTCAAGATGATGGCAGTAGGGATGGGAAGAGCAAAGGGAGCATCAATGGTTCATTCATTGGGTGCGGAGTATCTTGCTAAGTCCATTCCTTCGATTGCCAAAAAGATGATAGAATTAGCCCCGATTATTGGGGGTATTGGGATTATAGAAAATGCGTTCGAAGAAACAGCAATGATAAAAGGTTTATCTAAAAATGAGATTTTAAAAGAAGAAAAGAAACTGTTACAAATAGCAAAATCCTATATGCCTAAACTTCCAGTAAAAGATATTGATTTAGCCATTATTTTACAGATGGGCAAGAACTATAGCGGTACAGGAATGGATACGAATGTCATTGGTAGACTTCGGATCGAAGGAGTACCAGAACCTACTCATACGAATATCCGCTATCTTGCTGTTTTAGATTTATCTGAAGAATCTCATGGGAATGCAACTGGTATTGGTTTAGCTGATTTTACAACAGAAAAGTTAGTGAGAAAAATCGATAAACAGGCAACCTATCTAAATTGCATGACAAGCGGTTTTGTTACTAGAGCTGCAATACCTATGACTTTCCCGGATGATAAGACATTATTTGAAGGGATTGCAAAAGTATTTAAACGAGATGATTTATCATTTTTAAAAATCGTCATTATAAAAAATACCTTACAAATTGATGAATTATGGGTTTCGGAAGCAATATTTCAAACTTTGAAAGGAGAAAGAAATATTGAATTACTGGAAGGTCCCCTAAGTATAAAGTTCGACGAAACGAATTCGATCATCTTAAATTAA
- a CDS encoding GntR family transcriptional regulator: MDIILLNTSDLPIYQQIKDQIIEQIMKGQLLEGEQLPSIRSLAKELKISVITTKRAYEELEKEGYIDTVVGKGSFVSLRNKKILKQKQLEMIQNKLKLIVSDSKKYDITLEQLIEMIEMFYKED; this comes from the coding sequence ATGGATATTATACTTTTAAATACGTCTGATTTGCCAATCTATCAGCAGATAAAAGACCAAATAATTGAGCAAATCATGAAGGGGCAATTGTTGGAAGGAGAACAGCTTCCATCAATAAGAAGTCTTGCCAAAGAATTGAAAATAAGTGTCATTACAACAAAACGGGCATACGAAGAATTAGAAAAAGAAGGATACATTGATACCGTTGTGGGAAAAGGCTCCTTCGTATCCTTGAGAAACAAAAAGATATTAAAACAAAAACAGTTAGAAATGATCCAGAACAAGTTAAAACTTATTGTAAGTGATAGCAAAAAATATGATATTACCCTAGAACAATTAATCGAAATGATTGAAATGTTTTACAAGGAGGACTGA
- a CDS encoding YitT family protein — protein MNVRWLKRWVKRYLFIIIGTFLVAIGLETFLIPNQIIDGGIIGISIIFSELTNYPLGIFIVLLNIPFLFVGYNQIGKTFAITTLVSVGFLSLFVSYVDDFNVVTGDMFLATIFGGIILGAGVGLIIRNGGSLDGTEIIAILANKRFGFSVGEIVMFFNVFIMTGAGLVFTWESAMYSLVAYFIAFKTIDIVIAGIDESKSVTIISDQPNEIAEKIIARLGRGVTHIYGKGGYTKEDKELLYVIVTRLEVAKLKSIVEEIDPNAFVAIEHVNDVMGGRFQKKSIH, from the coding sequence ATGAATGTTAGATGGCTTAAAAGATGGGTAAAACGCTATCTTTTTATCATTATCGGTACATTTCTTGTTGCCATCGGATTGGAAACATTTCTCATTCCCAATCAAATCATTGATGGTGGCATTATCGGTATATCAATTATCTTTAGTGAACTTACTAATTACCCGCTTGGAATCTTTATTGTACTATTAAACATTCCTTTTTTGTTTGTTGGATACAATCAGATTGGAAAAACGTTTGCGATCACAACACTCGTTTCGGTAGGTTTTTTATCCTTATTTGTTTCTTATGTAGACGATTTTAACGTAGTTACAGGAGATATGTTTCTGGCTACCATTTTTGGCGGCATTATTTTAGGAGCAGGTGTAGGTCTCATTATCCGAAATGGCGGGTCCCTTGATGGAACAGAGATCATTGCTATTTTAGCCAATAAACGCTTTGGCTTTTCCGTTGGTGAGATTGTCATGTTTTTTAATGTTTTTATTATGACTGGAGCAGGTCTTGTCTTCACATGGGAAAGTGCTATGTATTCATTAGTTGCTTATTTTATTGCTTTTAAAACGATTGATATTGTGATTGCTGGTATTGATGAATCAAAGTCAGTCACGATTATTTCGGATCAACCTAATGAGATTGCAGAAAAAATTATCGCTAGACTTGGCCGAGGAGTGACTCACATTTATGGAAAAGGCGGTTATACGAAAGAAGACAAGGAATTATTATATGTCATCGTCACAAGACTAGAGGTGGCAAAATTAAAATCAATTGTAGAAGAAATAGATCCTAATGCTTTTGTTGCGATTGAACATGTCAATGATGTGATGGGTGGAAGATTCCAGAAGAAATCCATCCATTAA
- a CDS encoding ABC transporter ATP-binding protein, which produces MENILELNHVSKVYNDFALDDLCFSLKRGFIMGFIGPNGSGKSTTIRCIMGLAHINSGEIRMFGMNYHEHMKELKERIGFVYDQDVFFEDLTVEKNKQIISSFYKQWDDNVFYQYIKKFEVPLKKPIKSLSKGTKMKFALAIALSHHAELIIMDEPTSGLDPIFRKELLDILLDIIQDENKAIFFSTHITTDLEQVADYITFILDGKIILSEETETLLDNYVLVKGPKKLKDQIEQLQPIMLKETSLGFEAFLKRNEANQLETIIELSLDRPTLEDIMYYLVKSQNTRL; this is translated from the coding sequence ATGGAAAACATTTTAGAACTGAATCATGTGAGCAAGGTATACAACGATTTTGCTTTAGATGATTTATGTTTTTCGCTTAAAAGAGGATTCATTATGGGGTTTATTGGGCCCAATGGATCTGGTAAAAGTACAACGATCCGTTGCATTATGGGCCTTGCCCATATCAATAGCGGGGAAATTAGGATGTTTGGCATGAATTATCATGAACATATGAAGGAATTAAAAGAACGGATTGGCTTTGTTTATGATCAGGATGTCTTTTTTGAAGACTTGACGGTCGAAAAAAACAAACAAATTATCTCATCATTTTACAAACAATGGGATGATAATGTGTTCTATCAATATATCAAAAAGTTCGAGGTTCCACTAAAAAAGCCCATTAAATCTTTATCAAAGGGAACAAAAATGAAGTTTGCTTTAGCCATCGCCCTTTCCCATCATGCGGAACTTATCATTATGGATGAACCAACATCAGGTCTTGACCCTATTTTTAGAAAAGAATTGTTAGATATTTTATTGGATATTATCCAAGACGAAAACAAAGCAATCTTTTTCTCTACACACATTACAACAGACCTTGAACAAGTAGCTGACTATATTACGTTCATTCTCGATGGAAAAATTATTTTATCAGAAGAAACAGAGACACTTTTAGATAACTATGTATTGGTTAAAGGACCAAAAAAGCTAAAAGACCAGATCGAACAGCTTCAGCCTATTATGTTGAAAGAAACATCACTTGGATTTGAGGCATTTTTGAAAAGGAATGAAGCGAATCAGTTAGAAACAATAATCGAGTTAAGTTTGGACCGACCTACTTTAGAGGACATTATGTATTACTTGGTAAAATCCCAAAATACGCGTTTATGA
- a CDS encoding alanine/glycine:cation symporter family protein, translating into MFNDLIGKISDFVWGPPMLILIVGTGLFLTIRLKFLQFHQLPYALKLAFSKDQDHSSEGDISHFAALMTALAATIGTGNIAGVATAVIFGGPGAVFWMWMTALFGMATKYSEAILAVKYRTVDARGEMAGGPMYYIEKGLGWKWLGILFAIFASIAAFGIGNMVQSNSVAYAVKESMGVTPWVTGLILALFTGFVLLGGIQSIGKVSSFLVPVMALFYVAGGIIIILMNLDKVPETLILIFGNAFSGKAAAGGALGTVIRYGVARGVFSNEAGLGSAPIAAAAAKTDMPGRQALVSMTGTFLDTIVVASITGLVLVMSGLYSGVDLKNPQAAEITVRAFEMFLPHIGQWIVSIGIILFAYSTIIGWAYYGEKSFEYLFGTKSIFFYRLIFTIAVFVGTTIELNTVWDIADVMNGMMAIPNLIGLIGLSGVIVAETKRFQEQRRIERQKQNSILG; encoded by the coding sequence ATGTTTAATGATTTAATTGGAAAGATTAGTGATTTTGTTTGGGGCCCACCAATGTTGATACTTATCGTTGGTACAGGACTTTTTCTTACAATTCGTTTAAAATTTTTGCAATTTCACCAGCTCCCATACGCATTAAAGCTTGCATTCTCCAAAGATCAAGATCATTCATCAGAGGGAGATATTTCTCACTTTGCTGCCTTAATGACCGCGTTAGCGGCAACTATTGGTACAGGTAATATTGCCGGTGTAGCAACGGCTGTTATTTTTGGTGGGCCAGGTGCCGTTTTTTGGATGTGGATGACTGCCTTATTTGGTATGGCTACCAAATATTCTGAAGCGATTCTTGCAGTCAAATATCGTACCGTAGATGCTAGAGGAGAAATGGCAGGAGGACCCATGTACTACATTGAAAAGGGTCTTGGTTGGAAATGGTTGGGTATCTTATTTGCAATATTTGCTTCTATAGCAGCTTTTGGAATTGGTAATATGGTGCAGTCGAATTCTGTTGCCTATGCTGTAAAAGAATCAATGGGTGTGACTCCTTGGGTAACAGGACTTATACTTGCTCTTTTTACTGGCTTTGTCTTACTCGGCGGAATACAAAGTATTGGTAAAGTAAGCTCTTTTTTAGTTCCAGTAATGGCTTTATTCTATGTAGCTGGTGGCATCATTATCATTCTCATGAATTTAGATAAAGTCCCAGAAACTTTAATTCTTATCTTTGGTAATGCTTTTTCTGGTAAGGCTGCTGCCGGTGGAGCTTTAGGTACAGTTATCCGCTACGGGGTAGCAAGGGGGGTATTTTCAAACGAAGCTGGTCTCGGATCTGCACCAATTGCTGCTGCTGCAGCCAAAACAGATATGCCTGGGCGTCAAGCTCTTGTATCGATGACAGGTACATTCTTAGATACGATTGTTGTAGCTTCCATTACTGGTTTAGTCTTAGTGATGAGTGGCCTCTATTCTGGCGTAGATCTTAAGAATCCTCAAGCCGCCGAAATAACGGTTAGAGCGTTTGAAATGTTCTTACCTCATATTGGTCAATGGATTGTTTCCATCGGAATTATTCTTTTTGCTTATTCTACGATTATAGGTTGGGCATATTATGGTGAAAAAAGTTTCGAATACCTTTTTGGTACCAAATCAATCTTTTTCTATCGTTTAATATTTACCATTGCTGTCTTTGTTGGTACTACTATTGAATTAAATACGGTTTGGGATATTGCTGATGTCATGAATGGAATGATGGCGATTCCTAACTTAATTGGTCTTATTGGTTTAAGTGGAGTGATTGTCGCCGAAACGAAACGATTCCAAGAACAACGAAGAATCGAAAGGCAAAAACAGAACTCAATCTTGGGTTAA